A window of Glycine soja cultivar W05 chromosome 2, ASM419377v2, whole genome shotgun sequence genomic DNA:
ttgaattaaaaacatagtgactcaaaataaaataaataaaacccgCCAAAGTACCCGTTGGTTTGTACTCTGTAAAAAGACTTGAcgaaattgttatattttattagtacACGGCTATTCAAAAGAAAGTTTTTTATAATGTCCAAGGGAAAGATATGTATAtttgctttttcaaatttcCATGTTCTccagagataaaaaaaagaaaaaagaatactgCACAGtatacaaatatatatgtaatgataTAGTGTAGAGTTCCACACGTATTTTACAGCTTGGTAATGGAGTGTCAAAATCTTAATGACAGGCAAATAGGAGTTGTTGGCATTTAGAGCGTGTGACATACTCTTAAACCAAGGTTTTGCTCTGTCTCTTTTTATTGCACCACCATCCAACCCTTCTCTTCtaagtaactaactaacttcATTTCATTTCTCAGTTCTCACCCATGGCGAGGCCTCTTCTCACCTCTTCCATGCACAATCTTCTATTCTCCTCCATGCCCATCCCCACACTTTTCTTAGCTATACTCTCAGTCTTGTGTTTATTTTCCATCATCACTTTTCTCTGTGGTTCTGACAAACTGAAGAAGCTCCACTTAGAAGCAGAGAAAGAAGCAGCAATAAAAACGAATTCCAAGGAGCACAAGCTGATTTCGAAGCTGAACAGCAATATTGGCAACAGGGCACTCTCCATGGTGAAGATGTTGTCTTGGAGGAAAGTGCAAGAGGGAGAAGTGGAGGGAGAATATAGTGATCAAGATGAAGAAGCCCTTTGGAGGAAGAACATCTTGATGGGAGAAAAGTGTCGTCCTCTTAGCTTTTCTGGGAAGATTGAGAATGATTCTGAAGAGAAAAATTAACACTTCTTTTTCGTTTGTGTTGTGGAGATGAGTATGGTTAGAAATTGTATTTGTGTGGCTTCAATTAGAACTTGCTAACTAATTGCTCAGATTTTGGACAGTATCTAGAGTTTGCTACTATATTGTAACATAGGAAATAAACTtggcaactttttttttgtgggaaCTTGTGTGAAACGTGTTGGCTTTGCAGGGATAGACACGGAGCTTAGAAACTTTTCCATGAAACTTATAATGGGATTGATTTCTTCTTGGTCTCTTAtcttattctttaaaatttctttttaattttgttatcaggtttttataatttacagaAGGAAATGCTAGAAATAAACGTATCTAGCTCATGACACTTTTCATTATTGATTGATTTTGGTACCACGTAATTCGAAATGAATGGATCAAATTAATTGTCCAGTTCTCAAGTTGCATTGCACAGACACACTTAATTGAAGCAGGGATTGTATTGTGTGAACAGTGAAAAACTTTCATTTTCTCACCCTCTACACGGTTGACTTTGTGAAGTCTTTCAATCGTGTAattgaagtttaatttaatgtattagGATTAAGGAGGCTTTTCCCGTGTTTGACGATTAAACATAGAATCTGTTATGTGTTTCTTGTAGCTTTGATTCTCTTTTAGTAGTCACCACATGTTTGTAGCTTTAGTTTGGTAGTTGTAGAATGTGTCTGTCGTTCTGGACATTTCATTCAGTGCAcgcttttaaaatattttaaagtaaataaatacattttgctatttgttaataaattggTTTAAGTGTCTGTTTGGTTAAGGGATGCTATGACCCcatgttgcttttttttttctcatggtGTCTGCGAAGCAACTGtttgtttctaatttttcaCGGTAACACCTCGGTTTTGGGATCAAAATCGATTCCGATAAGGTTTTCAACCACTCACTAAATGGCTTTAGATTATGCTTTTGcatgaagagagaaaaaaagacatAGTAAAATTCAccaatttcctttttttccttgtttttattGGTTGTTTTTTTGCCCAACCAGAAAATTTAGAAAGTCCCACAGATTAAATGATCCCCGCCCCCTCTCActcttttcattgttttaattgGATGGTTAGAGTAATGCTCGATGCAACATATAAAGAAGAATGCGATTTTCTACTCTAAacacttgttaaaaaaaaaaaaaacgctaCAAGTAATTTTATGGGAGATAAACCTAATAGATTTATTATGGTATAAAACTTTAAGTGTTTAATAACACTGTATATTTAACATTCAAACTGAAGAGTactatttaaacataaataattttgtatcagTTTGATTTAtacatttgataatattttattgatatatcaatttttttattttttttctttatcatatcatattatttattatattttttgctatGAAGAATGTCTaccaatcatttttatttaaaactttaagtactaacattttaatttctacAAATGAATGAggagaatatttttatatttaattatatagattaaaataactttattgtatttttcaaatgaattaaataattataaaaataaaaataaattttaatttgttttaaatataaagatgatagtataattttaataatagcattttaaaaaaatataattttttcgaacttaaaataaatatagtttaatttgtatttaaatataatatcatgattataacaataattaacacaaattatttaagtttaaaatattatttttgtaatttaataataaaaaagatttaatttaaatttgaatgtgaatattataataataataataataaattaaaaaaatatgtaaatcttGAAAATTAATCTCACTCTCATAAGTTGTATATGTAGACTACTATATAAGGGTTTTTGGGGCTAGCATTTTTCCTATACTCAGTCCACTACACGCCCCGCGCAAAGCCTGACCCAATTCCCCTTCTTCCGCCCCTCGAGTCACCTCACCCAAAGCTCTATGTGCCCAATTAAggttatatatatgataaaaaatattagtagaaggaagtttaaattattattcttttacttgcaaaaaatattaataaagtcTTACTACTAAAATAAATGtcacatttataatttgaatgttTAATAATTGATGTAAGAAAGTTTTACTCAAACAATAATTGGGTAAAAGGCTTCAAATCCACATTATTTCTGTATGATACATCATGCTTCACACAATATAAGTAAAAAGGCTTAATTGTTGTTACTGTATCAAACACACATTATtacaccaaaattaaaattttctatttttgcatCATACAGccaaattaatcttttaaataacTTTCCTTATCTAAACTAATTCTTCAGGGTTTGCTTAAGGGTGacgttttggaagaaaaaaataagtggaggacaattttttttttaattaagagagttatataatgtttataaaataaatacaaaatagaacattaaatttatgttaattttctatgctattttttttacttcaaacaattgtcaaatttaaaactaatatttattgGAAATGAcagtttttcttctttattttctttctccaaaaccccatacccaaaTACAACCCTAAAGAATTCTTGGAATAACATTATAGTGTGTTTAGTTTTGACTAGTTCCAAAATATTGCTTGGGAAAAAGGCACAAGAGACAAATTTTCCAAACACAGATTGATCATTCAATCTTTTCATTAGACGTAAATAAGATATATATCTCGTTcagccaagaaaaaaaaatctggctttaaagtttaaaccttGAAATGAGTGTTTTGGTGTGTTTGTTTAGCATAATATTTAACGCCGGGTCGTTTGCtggtagaaattaaaaaatgttaaacaaacAAGGCAAAGAGGATCAAATTCGAAGCAATAATCTTCTAACCATATCACTACAAATAAATGCATGTATATACATATCTATATCTGCTCTCATAGTGAAGTAGGTTACACATTAATTACAGAACAAAATTAACATGCTTCAGACGCACCAAAACGAACCTATGAGAGTGTTATTGCTCCGGCTAGCTTCTTGCTTCTGCATTTTTGCCTTGGTCACGACTTTGCTTCTACTTAAATACTAATTACAAGGAAGAAAGTAACCTTATTGAGAAGCTCCTACTACatgaatttcttcattttccatTGGGCTAAAACTCACCCGTTTCTGCAAAATCATATGATTCAATTCAAGAAATAGCATTAACACAATCCCCTGAAGAATCGCATATTAGTTACTTAGGAAATTAAATGAACTGCTAGGAAACTACATACATGtgaaatgtttctttttttactcgTTATTTTAATACACCAACTCTCACCAAGTCTAAGTCTCGGATAATATATTGTTTCGTGGATCTATATGACCACAATCAGTAAACGACGAGTACTATAATTGGGTGCACATGTAATActaccaaatttgtgaattattcTTTAATTGGCGTGTTTGATTTTACATAAACTTCCAAAATCCTGTCTGTTTCCCTCGACGCAACTTCATTTTGTATGAgataaagttaaatttgaagTCTTAATTAATGCTAATTCTTTATTGTAAAACCAACATTTTgctatttttacaataaacagaaaaatattgataaaattatttttcatttaatattatattaataccaCCAAAACTACATATAGTATattaaaatcactttcaaataaataaataattttaaacatggATTAATATGCTCAAATTTGTCTTTAACTGAGATTAATTTATCGAAGCAAGTCCATCAAATTGAAGCAAATAGTAAAACGTGGTGTATGATTGTATGAACACTGAAATACTCTCCACACACTAGGGGTGCAAACAAACCGATTCGGTTGAATTGTAACCAAATTTAAATCGATTTTTATTCGAGTtggttcaagaaaaaaatatactattttataaaaattaatttagttaatggaattatttttacaatagtTCGATTAATCAATTTTCacttgagttttattttatttttttgaaaaaaataattcaaaaactagtttaaaATTGGTCTTGTCCTtagaatcaatttaaatatcgattgaatcaattttttgaaaCCAATTTAATTTTGAACCAATTTTCAAGATTAGTTTGActatttaaatgtaaaattaaacaaaccggTTTAAACAGTTCAAAATCAGataggtttaattttttattttttttacctatttgCAACCCCTATTCCACACGTTTGGAGATCGGAAAGAGAGTATTTGTTGTCCTCATGTAAGAAAGCAGTCGCAATTAATTAAAGCCAAAACATATTAGACTTACGGAGTGTTTGGACACGCGTTTTCAACACTCATTTTCCTGTATTTTCACATCAAATGGAAAAAACAAATGCAGAAACTACTATTTGTGATTTCTAACTTGATGCAAATCTTTCCGGATACAGTGAATGTTTGGTAAGTCGATGAGGATCCGCATTCAGTACATAATCAACACAAACAATTATTAATTGCTTCAACAATTGAAGTTCAGTGCAAACCAACTTGTTACCAAACACATTAATAGAACTAAACATGCATTTAATTAATACGAATTTGAGTTAGGGTGCTTATTTGAAGTATAATtcaactttttaaaacaaagtaTGGCTGGTATTAAAATAGTTTGATTCTATTTCCTCTAACAATATAAAGAGAACTTATTGAGAGATTATTTAAAAGCAATTTGTAAGAAgatgtttttgaagaaaaagcaaGTATAAAGATGATGAAATCTTCAACTTGGAAGTATAAACGCTTAAAATATAACTATACTATCCCATGAAATCCGGTACAAGAAAACGACCCTGTCTAAGCAGCCACATGCAATTTCGCGTACGTCGACATCAGCATTAACCGACGCCTTAATAAGCGCCCGTGAACACAAACGACCAAACACTAACAGATACGAAAGTTCAACCCActttcaaagattcaagaataataataatgttttttttaaagagatttCAGTGTCTCTTTACCTAtttcaactaaaaataaatataacataagaataatgaataattattaagaaagaaataataacaatttaaaaataatctaataaaaTATGCACATCAAATAaggatattttctttattattaatataaataataataaaaaaaccaagATATTCGCAAAAGAAATACATACCTCACGTGGTTTGTGATTGTGCACAGTCTTCCGGCCACCGTCCTCCGGCGCAGAAACTCCGGCAGCACCCTCGCCGGCATTGGTTCCCATATACAAACTTATGATTTTCTGGGCCACCTGGGAGCCGTCGGTGCTCTCCTCCATCAACTTATCCAGATGGGCCTTGGGGAGCCTCATCTTAACCCTGATGGGCCCATCAGAGCCCAGATTGGGGCTCTGCCTGGAGAGCGGGAGGTCCGAAACGGAGCGTTTGGAGAGCATGAGAAGCTGGAGCCTATCGGAGGCGTTCATGCCGCGTATCCCACTGGATCGCACCCTCCTCGGTAGCGCCGTTTTTTCCTCTTCGGGCTGAATCTTGGGTAACTCAACGAGAAAGTAAATCTTTGTGGGCTTCAGTTCCTGGTACGGCTCAAGAGGTTTGGCCCGAAGCCCGAAATGTTTCACCGCTTCGGAGTCCAGAAGCACGTGGCCCGGGTAGTCCTTTACGACGTCGTTTGCTCTCGCTGGTGTTTTCAGTTTCAACGTCTCTCCATCCACCTTCATCACCTTGGCCTTTTTACTCCTTCCCATGGTGTTCCCCATAGCTTCAAGCTTTCTCTTCTGTTCCTTTGgattctttttttgtctttggttgaTTTGGCGAAATTAAGGTACgtgttcttcttttttttttttttttttgcctcacCGAATTTTGTGGGGGGTATTTATATTGGGATTATGGGAGGGATGCTTTAGTAGTAAGGGGTTGACAAAACCAAAGTTGAATTATCAATGATGGGATTGCATGTGTGAATTGGTGGAATATTGCTactatgcataaaataaaataaaaataggttaGTTTAGTGATATGGATGGTAAATAGTAGTGGGGAAACTTTGGTTGTTAGGGGATAAACACTAGTTTGGTTGGTTTATAACAATAGTAGTGGGTAGGCCAAACCAAGCTTCAATCTTAATCAATGTCATTGTAGTTTTGTACAAcctatttgagaaaaaaaaaagaagtgggGTACCTCATGTTCTTTTCATATGTGGTTTGTCTACCTGTCAAGGGAAGTTGCGTTTATGAGATAGTATGATGACGTTGGATATTGtcaaaaaagagaaacaatTAATGATTTAGTCAATTTTGGTAGTCAGGCCAccagataaataataaattcttcaTATATGGtgcaaataattaatatttttaactacataaattatactattataattcagattcataataaataaatatttttaaatataaaatttatattttaaatttataataaacaatttaggtttaaatattttttaatttgggtaatttaacattttttcatttttattcttgtaatttttttcttttaatccttttaatttgtttttgatatttttgtactctttaaagtgttttaaggatgaaaaataaaatacgcattttataatgattaaaacgaaaaataatattataaggacaaaaatgaaaaaaaatgtatttaaacctATAATTCAATatgtgatataaaattattattaattatgtatattttttaaaaataaaaaaaattgataattaattttgaattgagaTAGAATATTATAGATTTAAAAAGGATGTGAGCGTAAGAAGATCATGCAtgtatacttaaaaaaataagaggagtgttaaagaatatataaaacaatgaattaatatttgaaatataaattttaaaaaataggagaaaataatgtgtgatataacttttaaaaaacatttctctattattatatataaaactcaATTTATCTAATTTACCAAGATTAATGAAAGTGATTGATTTAgttgataataatatttttttaaaaaaattataattttttaaaaaaactatcatcatcattattatttctctcttctAATAATTTATCAATGCATTATCTTTAATGAAAggtatttttaatctaaaaacaatttatgtaaaaaatattatattttagatcttataaatagaaaaaagaaaaagaagaaaaatgatggaAATGCCTCCCCATAAAAAACATAGCCCTACACTGTATCATTATTGTTAAAGACTTTAGGGAGTTTTAGGAcacctaaaaaatataaacatttttattgatacttcattatttctatttattatttttatcaccTCGCATcattaatgtattaattattgaGGTGTAGAAACTCCTTCGAGTGTTCAACTATCTTTTTCCAATTGATAATCTCCTTTGGGTTTCTGTTTTTACTTTATAGTGTTCCCATGCTGCTGCAATCTCAACTCCAAGTAGGTAGGCATTCACATTAGGCAACTCTTAATGGATAAGACCATCGAATTCGAAAGTacctttttttactttataaagtataatttaaagatttaaatatatttttattatgtaataatttaaacgtttctttttaatttttttcctgacAAAATAcgattatttcatttttgtgtttaaaatgttttaaataatatttttattgtttaaagtgATATTTTTGGTCTTAGGTTAGAAATTATGAATGAGTTAGAGATTAATTCTATTCAcgctgttattttaaaaaaaattacatataataaaaataaaatatgaatttttttatcaaataaattatttttatttgtgtaaatacaataaaattttacatgacTGTACTAACTTTTTGAGTTCTTTAAagtaatattacattaaaaataaaaaataaaaaaaatatattttataagaactaaataaaaaaatcagaaaaaaaaacattaaattacattaaaataaaaatatatttaaatctaatttaaaaCTGTAAATTACCTGCTCTTCGTAAATCGTAAAAGTGGGTGTCGGCGTTGGAGAGGTGCTTCTCACACTCGCACTCGCACCTTACGTGAGATTATCTAATGTTTGACCACTTGACCTTCCAAAtttgtgttcatttttttttttttttatgaatatgaaTATTTCTATTCTTTCATGCTATTTTTGTCCTGTTTAGATTTAAATAATCCTACAcgtacatatatattatattattctataattttttcacGATGATgacatcatatattttttattattatttaacatcttattgtttaattaatattcttatacttttatttaattatttattaaataatgaaagttgtataaataattaatatatatatatatataatttttctctaacttttttatgtcttttcttTGTACTTCGCAGGTACATATTAAAAAGCAACAATATGCAACTGTTCCGgaacaaattgaaaataattatacaaatataatttaatgtacatcatataataattgattattaataGTATATTTTGATTAGTTAGAGATCTACTAACTCTACGTGTAGATGTTGTCAAACTTATTTGActtgataatattttatgacCATTGGATGGCAAGCTTATATCCAAAAAATCAAGTTTATgacattttatataaattaaatattagtttgtattttattaatcaaatttattttaacattacAAACTCCCTTTGTAGATGAAGGTTACCTTAAAAGAAATTGATATTGTTTTAGAAGTATAACAACTAACaaagttttaatattatttttttttttaccttcgtTAGAAGTAAATGGTGCCActacatttttgtttaaaacaaaGTTCTAGTTAATTAAGGAGTGCTATTTTATCAAGAAGTATTTAATATATCGgattcaatatttttaactttttaaaataaattttgaaatttaagataattatttttttaattttcttaaatacttTGTATTTAATACATTATTACTTTAACAACGCACGTtaacattttcttaattttgattaatatgCGCCTATTAATAAGCTAACAACATTACTATTaagaattgaattaattatgtttttagtgtttgaatttttttcaacttttcacttttaatctttaaataaaaaattgatgggTCTTCATTCCTAATATTTATCTCTATATTTACATTTGATCCTTGCTTTAAAAATCATCCTTAGAGGCTGAGgtgacagttttttttttaattacggTTAAAAATCCCAAGCTTTGCGTTGCGACGTCgcgtaaaaaatgaaattggatTTCGAATAAAGAAGAATGAAGTCTCGATGAATcaatattcaaacataaaaataaaaacgaaaATGCAAAAggtaatattttgatttttcaatcTACAATTGCAGAAATTGTTAGGGCAAAGAGAATTTTACAAAGCATGAAATGCAGCACAAACAGAGTAATCTTTCTCTTAGCTCAAAAAAATTTGACGACAAATATCCCATTTTTACAGATTCGTTTTGAGTtccattttttaatacttttaaaaatatcagaAAAACAATTTCTATCGATTTTACACACCGTTCAAAAATGGTCTAACACGTTTAAGACACTTTAACCAGGTATTTTCTTGTGGTTCAAAGATGCCAGAAAATAAATTGCCacaaaatactttaaaataattttaaaaaacagtcACCCTATTCAATAAGGGTGATTTTTTAAGagatcaaaaacaaaaacagaaataaacatTAGGAAGAGTTGTTgtaccattttttattttattatttttgcattTTCCTTCCAATAATTTTCATAAAGTAGTTTTCAGTTAGGAAAGACATTGACTTCTTTCAttcgtataatttttttttcttcctttcaatCCTTTGAGGTTTCGGTTATTGAAGATGAAGAGTGAACAGTTAAGAATGATGAGTTGATAAACTAAGTTGGGACGAGTTTGACTATTTTCATTCCGACTCCCATCATAGGCGAAATGAGTTTAGAGACAAGTTTAAAAGAAatgaataaggaaaaaaaaaatataagctcATTTATATAGGGATT
This region includes:
- the LOC114398308 gene encoding uncharacterized protein LOC114398308; this encodes MARPLLTSSMHNLLFSSMPIPTLFLAILSVLCLFSIITFLCGSDKLKKLHLEAEKEAAIKTNSKEHKLISKLNSNIGNRALSMVKMLSWRKVQEGEVEGEYSDQDEEALWRKNILMGEKCRPLSFSGKIENDSEEKN
- the LOC114398316 gene encoding uncharacterized protein At1g66480-like, coding for MGNTMGRSKKAKVMKVDGETLKLKTPARANDVVKDYPGHVLLDSEAVKHFGLRAKPLEPYQELKPTKIYFLVELPKIQPEEEKTALPRRVRSSGIRGMNASDRLQLLMLSKRSVSDLPLSRQSPNLGSDGPIRVKMRLPKAHLDKLMEESTDGSQVAQKIISLYMGTNAGEGAAGVSAPEDGGRKTVHNHKPREKRVSFSPMENEEIHVVGASQ